In Leptodesmis sichuanensis A121, the following are encoded in one genomic region:
- the tnpA gene encoding IS200/IS605 family transposase produces the protein MRDNYTQLYIHCVWATWDRLSIITPDIQSAIYAEIIRQCQQLKSTPIVVGGVADHVHLLAGIPPTLSISELMKAVKGSSSHFVTHVIRPGEFFKWQGSYGAFSVSPDHLDRIANYIRNQPQHHAQDILTPHWELPPPVRAGGH, from the coding sequence ATGCGAGATAACTACACCCAACTCTACATCCACTGCGTATGGGCCACTTGGGATCGCCTGTCAATTATCACCCCTGATATTCAGTCCGCTATCTATGCCGAAATCATTCGCCAGTGCCAGCAGCTCAAAAGTACCCCGATTGTAGTTGGTGGCGTTGCCGATCATGTCCATTTATTAGCTGGCATTCCACCCACTCTCAGTATTTCCGAACTAATGAAAGCCGTCAAAGGCAGCTCCTCTCACTTTGTCACCCACGTTATCCGTCCTGGAGAATTCTTCAAATGGCAAGGCAGCTACGGTGCCTTTAGCGTCAGCCCTGATCATCTTGATCGTATCGCCAACTATATTCGCAACCAACCCCAACACCATGCACAAGATATACTCACCCCTCACTGGGAACTCCCCCCACCCGTCCGCGCAGGCGGACATTGA
- a CDS encoding IS630 family transposase: protein MDKPDARHLSIETQNYLRQQAIRLREQGKRVKDISEYLGVHRNTVWEWWWEYEHYGEDALYQLERGRQVGEGRTLERWQEEAVQTAMQDHFPEDYQIDSALWTRRAVQALMEQVCQVKMPIRTVGEYLKRWGYTPKKPVERAYEQDPKTVQRWLEHEYPEIEQRAKTEGAEIAWGDESGVSSTEYGGRGYALLGTSPEIRPSERNRERVNYIASVSNQGGVQFMLYTCTLAAELFIRFCQRLIAKRQRKLFWIVDRHPVHRQQSVKQWLREHLEQIELFYLPSYSPELNPTEYFNGDVKQGVHDKPPSRNLKQLKGRVLSQLRKLQKLPARIRNYFKHPLIAYAAL from the coding sequence ATGGATAAACCAGATGCCAGGCACCTCTCGATAGAAACCCAAAACTACCTGCGGCAGCAAGCGATTCGCCTCCGAGAGCAGGGCAAACGGGTTAAAGACATTAGTGAGTATTTGGGCGTTCACCGCAACACGGTATGGGAATGGTGGTGGGAGTATGAACATTATGGAGAGGATGCTCTCTATCAGTTAGAGCGGGGACGACAAGTGGGGGAGGGGCGAACCTTGGAGCGCTGGCAGGAAGAGGCCGTGCAAACGGCGATGCAAGATCATTTTCCGGAAGATTACCAGATTGATAGTGCCCTGTGGACAAGACGAGCGGTGCAGGCATTAATGGAGCAAGTGTGTCAGGTGAAAATGCCAATTCGCACGGTGGGAGAGTATTTGAAACGCTGGGGGTACACGCCCAAGAAACCCGTAGAGCGAGCCTACGAGCAAGACCCAAAGACGGTACAACGGTGGTTGGAACACGAGTATCCGGAGATTGAGCAACGGGCCAAAACCGAAGGAGCAGAGATTGCTTGGGGGGATGAATCAGGCGTGTCCTCGACTGAGTATGGCGGACGAGGGTATGCCTTGCTGGGCACGTCTCCTGAGATTCGTCCCAGTGAGCGCAACCGAGAGCGCGTCAATTACATTGCCAGTGTGAGTAACCAGGGAGGAGTCCAGTTTATGCTCTACACTTGCACGTTGGCAGCAGAACTGTTCATCCGATTTTGCCAGCGGTTGATCGCCAAGCGCCAGCGGAAACTATTTTGGATTGTGGACCGGCATCCCGTGCATCGGCAACAGAGCGTGAAACAGTGGTTACGAGAACACCTCGAGCAGATTGAGTTATTTTACTTACCCTCCTATTCGCCAGAATTGAATCCAACTGAATACTTCAATGGTGATGTGAAGCAGGGCGTGCATGACAAACCACCGAGTCGTAATTTGAAGCAGTTGAAAGGGCGAGTGTTATCTCAATTGCGGAAGTTACAGAAGCTACCTGCTCGGATTAGAAATTATTTCAAGCATCCATTGATTGCTTATGCTGCGTTGTAG
- a CDS encoding Uma2 family endonuclease, which produces MYAAITQPLTFEEFLAWDDGSGRAFELWDGIPVPLSEPNANHEDLIERLCTYLEAYCQEHNLPYVSRQSKQIRLKTAPGEQERSRKADIVIFAREEWQRMKASSSSAAAYVPPPGVIEVVSNNWKDDYLTKLAEYEDLGVLEYIIVDYAALGGVRFIGSPKQPTITIYQLENGEYLPPKVFRGQDRIESRLFPNIPLTAAQIFAMSS; this is translated from the coding sequence ATGTACGCAGCCATTACGCAACCTCTGACTTTTGAGGAGTTTCTTGCCTGGGATGATGGTTCAGGCAGAGCCTTTGAACTATGGGATGGAATTCCGGTGCCCTTATCCGAACCTAATGCTAATCACGAGGATCTGATCGAGCGACTCTGTACCTACCTGGAAGCCTACTGTCAGGAACATAACTTACCTTACGTATCGCGCCAGTCCAAACAAATCCGATTAAAGACGGCACCGGGAGAGCAGGAAAGAAGCCGCAAAGCGGATATTGTCATCTTTGCACGGGAGGAATGGCAGCGGATGAAAGCCAGTTCTAGTTCGGCAGCGGCCTATGTGCCACCCCCCGGAGTGATTGAGGTCGTCAGCAATAACTGGAAGGATGATTATTTGACGAAATTAGCTGAATATGAGGATCTGGGCGTTTTGGAGTACATCATCGTGGATTACGCGGCGTTGGGTGGCGTTCGCTTTATTGGTTCGCCTAAACAACCCACGATTACGATCTACCAACTTGAAAATGGGGAGTATTTGCCGCCGAAGGTGTTTCGCGGACAAGATCGCATTGAGTCGAGATTGTTTCCCAATATTCCCTTAACGGCGGCACAGATTTTTGCCATGAGTAGCTGA
- the csx18 gene encoding CRISPR-associated protein Csx18 yields MYLTARSAQVRNLAVAAVNGAITLVILLIAPLGLAAVVINTLLVTVATYATATIADRIVRYLQPDVRQAELIDRSQRSSLQRPHPNDLDRY; encoded by the coding sequence ATGTATCTTACTGCTCGTTCGGCCCAGGTTCGTAACCTGGCTGTTGCTGCCGTTAATGGCGCGATTACCCTTGTCATTTTGCTGATTGCTCCCCTGGGTTTAGCCGCTGTTGTGATCAACACCCTTCTGGTCACGGTGGCGACTTATGCCACAGCGACGATCGCCGATCGCATCGTCCGCTATCTGCAACCAGACGTGCGCCAGGCAGAATTAATCGATCGCTCCCAGCGGTCTTCCCTGCAGCGCCCCCATCCCAATGACCTGGATCGGTACTGA
- the cas1 gene encoding CRISPR-associated endonuclease Cas1: MRSLYISQQGCYLSLQQEQILIKQGQTVLDQVQLPLLEQILIFGKSQVTTQVIRECLRREIPIAYLSRMGYCYGRILPISRGYRSLSRYQQQLLNTDRLIVARTIVQAKLRNSRVILQRQQRRRPSEVIAQSIQSLSYLTEQAAQTESIDRLMGLEGAAAASYFNALGECFTGDGFVFVARSRRPPGNPVNALLSFGYQVLWNHLLSLIELQGLDPYHACLHQGTERHAALASDLVEEFRAPMIDSLVLYLVNRGVVNADQDFTYHDGGCYLNDAGRKKFLRAFLQRMEETLNVEGDQAQPRWDTLNQQVKLYKQFVYNPVQGYTPYLIR; encoded by the coding sequence ATGCGATCGCTCTATATTTCTCAACAGGGCTGTTACCTGTCTCTGCAGCAGGAACAGATTTTGATTAAGCAGGGCCAAACTGTTCTCGATCAAGTCCAACTGCCGTTGTTGGAGCAGATCCTGATTTTTGGCAAATCTCAAGTCACAACTCAGGTGATTCGGGAATGCCTGCGGCGAGAGATTCCAATTGCCTATCTGTCTCGCATGGGCTACTGCTATGGCAGAATCTTGCCCATCTCACGGGGCTATCGGTCGCTCTCCCGCTATCAGCAACAATTACTGAACACCGATCGCCTGATCGTAGCCCGAACGATTGTCCAGGCCAAGTTGAGGAACAGTCGGGTGATCTTGCAGCGCCAGCAACGCCGCCGCCCCTCGGAGGTGATCGCGCAATCGATACAAAGCCTCAGCTATTTAACAGAGCAGGCGGCTCAGACCGAAAGCATCGATCGCCTCATGGGCTTGGAAGGGGCAGCGGCAGCCAGCTATTTCAATGCCCTGGGAGAGTGTTTCACAGGGGATGGATTTGTGTTTGTGGCACGCTCTCGACGGCCTCCAGGCAATCCAGTCAATGCCCTGCTCAGTTTTGGCTACCAGGTGCTCTGGAACCATTTGCTGAGTTTGATTGAGTTACAGGGGTTAGATCCCTATCATGCCTGTTTACATCAGGGCACAGAACGCCATGCGGCCTTAGCCTCAGACTTGGTGGAAGAGTTCCGCGCCCCGATGATTGATTCTCTGGTGTTGTATCTGGTCAATCGGGGGGTGGTGAATGCAGACCAGGATTTTACCTATCACGATGGTGGGTGTTACTTAAATGATGCAGGCCGCAAGAAATTTTTACGTGCGTTTTTGCAGCGGATGGAGGAAACACTAAACGTTGAGGGTGATCAGGCCCAGCCCCGGTGGGATACCCTGAATCAACAGGTCAAACTCTATAAACAATTTGTCTACAATCCCGTGCAAGGCTACACTCCTTACCTGATTCGCTAA
- the cas2 gene encoding CRISPR-associated endonuclease Cas2, which translates to MLLYIVTYDIPCDKRRKKVSDLLEGYGRRVQYSVFECVLTTGKYDELQRRLKQRIKLQEDSVRFYPLSGHTLAQVEVWGGEPVTQMPGSVIV; encoded by the coding sequence ATGCTGCTCTATATTGTCACCTACGATATTCCCTGCGATAAGCGCCGCAAGAAGGTGTCAGATTTGCTGGAGGGCTATGGGCGGCGGGTGCAGTATTCGGTGTTTGAGTGTGTGTTGACCACCGGTAAGTATGATGAATTGCAGCGTCGATTGAAGCAGCGGATCAAGCTGCAAGAGGATAGTGTGAGGTTTTACCCGCTCTCAGGCCATACGCTGGCCCAGGTGGAAGTCTGGGGCGGAGAACCCGTGACTCAGATGCCGGGTTCGGTAATTGTCTAA